In Pectobacterium aroidearum, the following are encoded in one genomic region:
- the rplR gene encoding 50S ribosomal protein L18 translates to MDKKAARIRRATRARRKLQELGATRLVVHRTPRHIYAQVIAPNGSEVLVAASTVEKAIAEQLKSTGNKDAASAIGKAIAERALEKGIKDVSFDRSGFQYHGRVQALADAAREAGLQF, encoded by the coding sequence ATGGATAAGAAAGCAGCTCGTATCCGTCGTGCGACCCGCGCACGCCGCAAGCTCCAGGAACTGGGTGCGACGCGTCTGGTGGTACATCGTACTCCACGCCATATTTATGCGCAGGTCATTGCACCGAACGGTTCTGAAGTCCTGGTAGCCGCTTCTACTGTAGAAAAAGCTATCGCTGAACAACTGAAGTCTACCGGTAATAAAGACGCAGCAAGCGCAATAGGTAAAGCTATTGCAGAGCGCGCGTTAGAAAAAGGCATCAAAGATGTCTCTTTCGACCGTTCCGGTTTCCAATATCATGGTCGAGTCCAAGCACTGGCAGATGCTGCCCGTGAAGCTGGCCTTCAGTTCTAA
- the rplP gene encoding 50S ribosomal protein L16, with product MLQPKRTKFRKVHKGRNRGLAQGTDVSFGTFGLKAVGRGRLTARQIEAARRAMTRAVKRQGKIWIRVFPDKPITEKPLEVRMGKGKGNVEYWVALIQPGKVLYEMDGVPEELAREAFQLAAAKLPIKTTFVTKTVM from the coding sequence ATGTTACAACCAAAGCGTACAAAATTCCGTAAGGTGCACAAAGGCCGCAACCGTGGTCTGGCGCAGGGTACGGATGTTAGCTTCGGCACTTTCGGTCTGAAAGCTGTTGGCCGCGGTCGCCTGACTGCTCGTCAAATCGAAGCTGCACGTCGTGCCATGACTCGTGCTGTTAAGCGTCAAGGTAAGATCTGGATCCGTGTATTCCCGGACAAACCGATCACCGAGAAACCGCTTGAAGTTCGTATGGGTAAAGGTAAAGGTAACGTGGAATATTGGGTTGCCTTGATTCAGCCAGGTAAAGTCCTGTACGAAATGGACGGTGTGCCGGAAGAGTTAGCCCGTGAGGCATTCCAACTGGCAGCAGCGAAACTGCCTATCAAAACCACCTTTGTAACTAAGACGGTGATGTAA
- the secY gene encoding preprotein translocase subunit SecY, with protein sequence MAKQPGLDFQSAKGGVGELKRRLLFVIGALIVFRIGSFIPIPGIDATVLAKLLEQQRGTIIEMFNMFSGGALSRASIFALGIMPYISASIIIQLLTVVHPALAEIKKEGEAGRRKISQYTRYGTLVLAIFQSIGIATGLPNMPGMQDLVINPGFAFYFTAVVSLVTGTMFLMWLGEQITERGIGNGISIIIFAGIVAGLPPAIGHTIEQARQGDLHFLLLLLVAVLVFAVTFFVVFIERGQRRIVVNYAKRQQGRRVYAAQSTHLPLKVNMAGVIPAIFASSIILFPATIASWFGGGTGWNWLTTISLYLQPGQPLYVLLYASAIIFFCFFYTALVFNPRETADNLKKSGAFVPGIRPGEQTAKYIDKVMTRLTLIGAMYITFICLIPEFMRDAMKVPFYFGGTSLLIVVVVIMDFMAQVQTLMMSSQYESALKKANLKGYNR encoded by the coding sequence ATGGCCAAACAACCAGGATTAGATTTTCAGAGTGCTAAAGGCGGAGTTGGTGAACTGAAGCGCAGACTTTTGTTTGTTATCGGTGCGCTAATTGTTTTCCGTATTGGCTCTTTTATTCCGATTCCTGGTATTGATGCCACTGTGCTTGCCAAATTGCTTGAACAGCAGCGAGGCACCATCATTGAAATGTTTAACATGTTCTCTGGTGGTGCTCTCAGCCGTGCTTCTATCTTTGCCCTGGGTATTATGCCGTATATTTCGGCATCTATTATTATCCAGTTGCTGACGGTGGTTCATCCTGCGTTGGCTGAAATAAAGAAAGAAGGGGAAGCTGGCCGTCGTAAGATCAGCCAGTATACCCGCTACGGTACCTTGGTATTGGCTATATTCCAGTCGATCGGTATTGCTACTGGTCTGCCGAATATGCCTGGAATGCAAGACTTGGTAATAAATCCAGGTTTTGCTTTCTACTTTACCGCTGTTGTGAGTCTGGTCACTGGGACAATGTTCCTGATGTGGCTGGGAGAACAGATTACGGAACGTGGTATCGGTAACGGTATCTCGATCATAATCTTTGCTGGTATTGTTGCGGGCCTACCGCCGGCCATTGGCCATACCATCGAGCAAGCTCGGCAAGGCGACCTGCACTTCCTCCTGTTGCTGTTGGTTGCAGTTTTAGTGTTTGCAGTAACCTTCTTCGTTGTTTTCATTGAGCGTGGTCAACGTCGTATCGTCGTTAATTATGCAAAACGTCAACAAGGTCGTCGTGTTTATGCAGCACAGAGTACGCATTTACCGCTGAAGGTGAATATGGCTGGGGTTATTCCCGCGATCTTCGCTTCCAGTATTATTCTGTTCCCTGCCACGATTGCATCTTGGTTTGGGGGCGGTACCGGTTGGAACTGGCTGACAACTATTTCGCTGTATTTGCAGCCCGGACAACCGCTTTATGTGTTACTCTATGCGTCTGCAATCATCTTCTTCTGTTTCTTCTACACTGCGTTGGTTTTCAACCCGCGTGAAACAGCAGATAACCTGAAGAAGTCCGGTGCATTCGTGCCAGGAATTCGTCCGGGAGAGCAAACGGCGAAATATATCGATAAAGTGATGACTCGCCTAACTCTGATTGGTGCGATGTATATTACTTTTATCTGCCTGATCCCGGAGTTTATGCGTGACGCAATGAAAGTACCTTTCTATTTCGGGGGTACATCTTTATTGATCGTTGTTGTCGTCATCATGGACTTTATGGCTCAAGTGCAAACTCTGATGATGTCGAGTCAATATGAGTCTGCATTGAAGAAAGCAAACCTGAAAGGCTATAACCGTTAA
- the rplO gene encoding 50S ribosomal protein L15 has product MRLNTLSPAEGAKHAPKRLGRGIGSGLGKTGGRGHKGQKSRSGGGVRRGFEGGQMPLYRRLPKFGFTSRKAMITSEVRLSDLAKVEGDVVDLNTLKAANVIGIQIEFAKVILSGEVARPVTIRGLRVTKGARAAIEAAGGKIEE; this is encoded by the coding sequence ATGCGTTTAAATACTCTGTCTCCGGCCGAAGGTGCTAAACACGCACCGAAGCGTTTAGGTCGTGGTATTGGTTCTGGCCTGGGCAAAACTGGCGGTCGTGGTCACAAAGGTCAGAAATCTCGTTCTGGCGGTGGCGTACGTCGTGGTTTTGAAGGTGGTCAGATGCCTTTATACCGTCGTCTGCCGAAATTCGGTTTTACTTCTCGTAAAGCGATGATCACGTCAGAAGTTCGTCTGTCTGATCTTGCTAAAGTAGAAGGCGACGTAGTTGACCTGAATACGCTGAAAGCCGCTAATGTTATTGGCATTCAGATTGAATTCGCGAAAGTGATTCTGTCTGGTGAAGTTGCTCGTCCGGTAACGATTCGTGGTCTGCGTGTCACTAAAGGTGCTCGTGCTGCTATCGAAGCTGCTGGCGGTAAAATTGAGGAATAA
- the rpsE gene encoding 30S ribosomal protein S5 — translation MAHIEKQAGELQEKLIAVNRVSKTVKGGRIFSFTALTVVGDGNGRVGFGYGKAREVPAAIQKAMEKARRNMMNVALNNGTLQHPVKGAHTGSRVFMQPASEGTGIIAGGAMRAVLEVAGVHNVLAKAYGSTNPINVVRATIDGLANMKSPEMVAAKRGKSVEEILG, via the coding sequence ATGGCTCACATCGAGAAACAAGCTGGCGAACTGCAGGAAAAGCTGATCGCGGTAAATCGCGTATCTAAAACCGTTAAAGGTGGTCGTATTTTCAGCTTCACCGCACTGACTGTAGTGGGTGATGGCAACGGCCGCGTAGGTTTTGGTTACGGTAAAGCTCGCGAAGTTCCAGCAGCGATCCAGAAAGCGATGGAAAAAGCCCGTCGCAATATGATGAATGTCGCGCTGAACAACGGCACCCTGCAGCACCCAGTTAAAGGTGCTCACACGGGTTCTCGTGTGTTCATGCAGCCAGCTTCCGAAGGTACCGGTATTATCGCCGGTGGTGCAATGCGCGCCGTTTTGGAAGTTGCAGGGGTTCACAACGTATTGGCTAAAGCCTATGGTTCCACTAACCCGATTAACGTGGTTCGTGCAACGATTGATGGTTTGGCCAACATGAAGTCCCCGGAAATGGTCGCTGCCAAGCGTGGTAAATCCGTTGAAGAAATTCTGGGGTAA
- the rplX gene encoding 50S ribosomal protein L24: MAAKIRRDDEVIVLTGKDKGKRGKVKNVLSASKVIVEGINLVKKHQKPVPALNQPGGIVEKEAAIQVSNVAIFNAATGKADRVGFRFEDGKKVRFFKSNSETIK; this comes from the coding sequence ATGGCAGCGAAAATCCGTCGTGATGACGAAGTTATCGTGCTAACCGGCAAAGATAAAGGTAAGCGCGGTAAAGTAAAAAATGTCCTGTCTGCTAGTAAGGTCATTGTTGAAGGTATTAATCTGGTTAAAAAACATCAGAAGCCGGTTCCGGCCCTGAACCAACCAGGTGGCATCGTTGAAAAAGAAGCTGCAATTCAAGTTTCTAACGTTGCAATCTTCAATGCGGCAACTGGTAAGGCTGACCGTGTAGGCTTTAGATTCGAAGACGGCAAAAAAGTCCGTTTCTTTAAATCTAACAGCGAAACTATCAAGTAA
- the rpsM gene encoding 30S ribosomal protein S13: MARIAGINIPDHKHTVIALTSIFGIGKTRSQAICAATGIAEDVKISELSEEQIDKLRDEVAKFVVEGDLRREVTLSIKRLMDLGTYRGLRHRRGLPVRGQRTKTNARTRKGPRKPIKK, encoded by the coding sequence GTGGCCCGTATAGCAGGCATTAACATTCCTGATCATAAACATACCGTTATTGCGTTAACGTCGATTTTCGGTATCGGTAAAACCCGTTCGCAGGCTATTTGTGCTGCAACAGGAATTGCCGAAGATGTTAAGATCAGTGAGCTGTCTGAAGAGCAAATCGATAAGCTGCGTGACGAAGTTGCCAAGTTTGTTGTAGAAGGTGATCTGCGTCGTGAAGTTACCCTGAGCATCAAGCGTCTTATGGACCTTGGTACTTATCGTGGTTTGCGTCATCGTCGTGGTCTGCCGGTTCGCGGTCAGCGTACCAAGACTAACGCCCGTACCCGTAAGGGTCCGCGCAAACCGATCAAGAAATAA
- the rpsC gene encoding 30S ribosomal protein S3, which translates to MGQKVHPNGIRLGIVKPWNSTWYANTKEFADNLDSDFKVRKYLTKELEKASVSRIVIERPAKSIRVTIHTARPGIVIGKKGEDVEKLRKVVADIAGVPAQINIAEVRKPELDAKLVADSITSQLERRVMFRRAMKRAVQNAMRLGAKGIKVEVSGRLGGAEIARTEWYREGRVPLHTLRADIDYNTSEAHTTYGVIGVKVWIFKGEILGGMAAVEQPEKPAAQPKKQQRKGRK; encoded by the coding sequence ATGGGTCAGAAAGTACATCCTAATGGTATTCGCCTGGGTATTGTCAAACCTTGGAACTCTACCTGGTATGCGAATACCAAAGAATTCGCTGACAACCTGGACAGCGATTTTAAAGTTCGTAAATACCTGACGAAGGAACTGGAGAAGGCTTCCGTTTCTCGTATCGTTATCGAACGTCCTGCGAAAAGTATCCGTGTGACTATTCACACTGCTCGTCCAGGCATCGTAATCGGTAAAAAAGGTGAAGATGTTGAGAAACTGCGCAAAGTCGTAGCGGATATCGCTGGCGTACCTGCACAGATCAATATCGCAGAAGTTCGTAAACCTGAACTGGACGCAAAACTGGTTGCTGACAGCATCACTTCTCAGCTGGAACGTCGTGTTATGTTCCGTCGTGCTATGAAGCGTGCGGTACAGAATGCCATGCGTCTGGGCGCTAAAGGTATTAAAGTTGAAGTAAGCGGCCGTCTTGGCGGCGCTGAAATCGCGCGTACCGAATGGTACCGTGAAGGTCGTGTTCCGTTGCACACACTGCGCGCGGATATCGACTACAACACTTCCGAAGCGCACACCACTTATGGTGTTATCGGTGTTAAAGTGTGGATCTTCAAAGGTGAGATCCTGGGTGGTATGGCTGCCGTTGAACAACCGGAAAAACCGGCTGCTCAACCTAAAAAGCAGCAGCGTAAAGGCCGCAAGTAA
- the rpmD gene encoding 50S ribosomal protein L30, with the protein MAKTIKITQTRSAIGRLPKHKATLLGLGLRRIGHTVEREDTPAVRGMVNAVSYMVKVEE; encoded by the coding sequence GTGGCAAAGACTATTAAAATCACTCAAACCCGTAGTGCAATCGGTCGTCTGCCGAAACATAAGGCGACACTGCTTGGCCTGGGTCTGCGTCGTATTGGTCATACTGTTGAACGTGAGGATACTCCTGCGGTTCGTGGTATGGTCAACGCGGTTTCCTACATGGTTAAAGTGGAGGAGTAA
- the rpsH gene encoding 30S ribosomal protein S8 → MSMQDPIADMLTRIRNGQAANKVAVTMPSSKLKVAIANVLKEEGYIEDFKIEGDTKPVLELELKYFQGKAVVESIQRVSRPGLRIYKRKDELPKVMAGLGIAVVSTSKGVMTDRAARQAGLGGEIICYVA, encoded by the coding sequence ATGAGCATGCAAGATCCGATCGCGGATATGCTGACCCGTATCCGTAACGGTCAAGCCGCGAACAAAGTTGCGGTCACCATGCCTTCCTCCAAGCTGAAAGTGGCAATTGCCAACGTGCTGAAGGAAGAAGGTTACATTGAAGATTTCAAAATCGAAGGCGACACCAAGCCAGTTCTGGAATTAGAACTTAAATATTTCCAGGGCAAGGCAGTGGTAGAAAGCATTCAGCGAGTAAGCCGTCCAGGTCTGCGCATCTATAAAAGAAAAGATGAGCTGCCAAAAGTTATGGCCGGTTTGGGTATCGCAGTTGTTTCTACCTCTAAAGGTGTTATGACTGATCGTGCAGCTCGCCAAGCTGGTCTTGGTGGCGAGATTATCTGCTACGTAGCTTAA
- the rplF gene encoding 50S ribosomal protein L6 produces the protein MSRVAKAPVVIPAGVEVKLNGQDISIKGKNGELSRKIHDAVEVKQADNALTFAPREGFVDGWAQAGTTRALLNAMVIGVTEGFTKKLQLVGVGYRAAVKGNVVNLSLGFSHPVDHALPAGITAECPSQTEIVLKGADKQVIGQVAAELRAYRRPEPYKGKGVRYADEVVRTKEAKKK, from the coding sequence ATGTCTCGTGTTGCAAAAGCACCCGTCGTCATTCCTGCCGGCGTAGAGGTAAAACTCAACGGTCAGGATATTTCGATTAAGGGTAAAAACGGCGAGCTGAGTCGTAAGATCCACGATGCTGTTGAAGTGAAACAAGCTGACAACGCTCTGACTTTCGCTCCGCGCGAAGGTTTCGTTGACGGATGGGCCCAGGCGGGCACCACTCGCGCTCTGTTGAACGCAATGGTTATCGGTGTTACCGAAGGCTTCACTAAGAAGCTGCAACTGGTTGGTGTTGGTTACCGTGCTGCTGTTAAAGGCAATGTGGTTAACCTGTCTCTTGGGTTCTCTCACCCAGTAGATCACGCACTGCCGGCAGGTATTACTGCAGAATGCCCAAGCCAAACTGAAATCGTACTGAAAGGTGCTGATAAGCAGGTTATTGGTCAGGTCGCTGCGGAATTACGCGCCTACCGTCGTCCTGAGCCTTACAAAGGCAAGGGTGTCCGTTACGCCGACGAAGTCGTGCGTACCAAAGAGGCTAAGAAGAAGTAA
- the rpsK gene encoding 30S ribosomal protein S11, which translates to MAKAPIRARKRVRKQVSDGVAHIHASFNNTIVTITDRQGNALGWATAGGSGFRGSRKSTPFAAQVAAERCAEAVKEYGIKNLEVMVKGPGPGRESTIRALNAAGFRITNITDVTPIPHNGCRPPKKRRV; encoded by the coding sequence ATGGCAAAGGCACCTATTCGTGCACGTAAGCGTGTAAGAAAGCAAGTCTCTGACGGTGTGGCTCATATCCATGCTTCTTTCAACAACACCATCGTAACCATTACTGATCGTCAGGGTAATGCGCTGGGTTGGGCAACTGCCGGTGGTTCCGGCTTCCGTGGTTCTCGTAAATCTACGCCGTTCGCTGCTCAGGTAGCTGCAGAACGTTGCGCAGAGGCCGTGAAAGAGTACGGTATTAAGAACCTGGAAGTTATGGTTAAAGGACCTGGTCCGGGCCGTGAGTCTACTATCCGCGCATTGAACGCGGCTGGTTTCCGCATCACTAATATTACTGATGTGACTCCGATCCCTCATAACGGTTGTCGTCCGCCGAAAAAGCGCCGCGTATAA
- the rpmC gene encoding 50S ribosomal protein L29 — protein sequence MKANELREKSVEELNTELLGLLREQFNLRMQAASGQLQQTHLVKQVRHNIARVKTLLTEKAGA from the coding sequence ATGAAAGCAAATGAGCTGCGTGAAAAGAGCGTCGAAGAGCTGAACACTGAACTGCTCGGCCTGCTGCGCGAGCAATTTAACCTGCGTATGCAGGCTGCCAGTGGTCAGTTGCAACAGACTCACCTGGTAAAACAAGTGCGTCACAATATTGCACGTGTTAAGACTTTACTGACTGAGAAGGCGGGTGCGTAA
- the rpmJ gene encoding 50S ribosomal protein L36: protein MKVRASVKKLCRNCKIVKRNGVVRVICSAEPKHKQRQG from the coding sequence ATGAAAGTTCGTGCTTCCGTCAAGAAATTATGTCGTAACTGTAAGATTGTTAAGCGTAACGGTGTCGTTCGTGTGATCTGCAGTGCCGAACCGAAGCATAAACAGCGTCAAGGCTGA
- the rpoA gene encoding DNA-directed RNA polymerase subunit alpha: MQGSVTEFLKPRLVDIEQVSSTHAKVTLEPLERGFGHTLGNALRRILLSSMPGCAVTEVEIDGVLHEYSTKEGVQEDILEILLNLKGLAVRVQGKDEVILTLNKSGIGPVTAADIIHDGDVEIVKPQHLICHLTDENASISMRIKVQRGRGYVPASARIHTEEDERPIGRLLVDACYSPVERIAYNVEAARVEQRTDLDKLVIEMETNGTIDPEEAIRRAATILAEQLEAFVDLRDVRQPEVKEEKPEFDPILLRPVDDLELTVRSANCLKAEAIHYIGDLVQRTEVELLKTPNLGKKSLTEIKDVLASRGLSLGMRLENWPPASIADE; this comes from the coding sequence ATGCAGGGTTCTGTGACAGAGTTTCTAAAACCGCGCCTGGTTGATATCGAGCAAGTGAGTTCGACGCACGCCAAGGTGACCCTTGAGCCATTAGAGCGGGGCTTCGGCCATACTCTTGGCAACGCACTGCGCCGTATTCTGCTTTCATCCATGCCAGGTTGCGCGGTGACCGAGGTTGAGATTGATGGTGTACTGCATGAGTACAGCACCAAAGAAGGCGTACAGGAAGATATCCTGGAAATCCTGCTCAACCTGAAAGGGCTGGCGGTGAGAGTTCAAGGCAAAGATGAAGTTATTCTTACCCTGAATAAATCTGGCATTGGCCCTGTGACTGCAGCCGACATCATCCATGATGGTGATGTCGAAATCGTCAAGCCGCAGCACTTAATTTGCCATCTGACCGATGAAAACGCATCTATTAGCATGCGTATCAAAGTTCAACGTGGTCGTGGTTATGTGCCGGCATCTGCCCGTATTCATACGGAAGAAGATGAGCGCCCGATTGGTCGTCTGTTAGTTGATGCTTGCTACAGCCCTGTAGAGCGTATTGCCTACAATGTTGAAGCGGCTCGTGTAGAACAGCGTACTGACTTGGACAAGCTAGTCATCGAAATGGAAACCAATGGCACGATCGATCCTGAAGAGGCGATCCGCCGTGCGGCTACCATTCTGGCTGAACAACTTGAAGCTTTTGTTGACTTACGTGATGTTCGTCAGCCAGAAGTTAAAGAAGAGAAACCAGAATTCGATCCGATTCTGCTGCGCCCTGTTGACGATCTGGAATTGACTGTCCGCTCTGCTAACTGCCTTAAGGCAGAAGCTATCCACTACATCGGTGATCTGGTACAGCGTACCGAGGTTGAGCTGCTTAAAACGCCTAACCTGGGTAAAAAATCTCTTACTGAGATTAAAGACGTACTGGCTTCCCGTGGTTTGTCTCTGGGCATGCGCCTGGAAAACTGGCCACCGGCAAGCATTGCTGATGAGTAA
- the rpsD gene encoding 30S ribosomal protein S4, producing MARYLGPKLKLSRREGTDLFLKSGVRAIDSKCKIEQAPGQHGARKPRLSDYGVQLREKQKVRRIYGVLERQFRNYYKEAARLKGNTGANLLQLLEGRLDNVVYRMGFGATRAEARQMVSHKAIMVNGRVVSIASYQVSPNDVVSIREKAKKQSRVKAALELAEQREKPTWLEVDAAKMEGVFKRIPERTDLSADINEHLIVELYSK from the coding sequence ATGGCAAGATATTTGGGTCCTAAGCTCAAGCTGAGCCGTCGTGAAGGCACCGACCTGTTCCTGAAGTCTGGTGTTCGTGCGATCGATTCCAAGTGTAAAATTGAACAAGCTCCTGGCCAGCACGGTGCGCGTAAACCGCGTCTGTCTGACTATGGTGTACAGTTGCGTGAAAAGCAAAAAGTTCGCCGTATCTACGGTGTTCTGGAGCGTCAGTTCCGTAACTATTATAAAGAAGCTGCACGTCTGAAAGGCAACACAGGTGCAAACCTGCTGCAACTGCTGGAAGGTCGTCTGGATAACGTTGTTTATCGTATGGGTTTTGGTGCCACTCGTGCTGAGGCGCGTCAGATGGTAAGCCACAAAGCTATCATGGTAAACGGTCGCGTTGTTAGCATCGCTTCTTATCAGGTATCCCCGAATGACGTAGTCAGCATCCGTGAGAAAGCTAAAAAGCAATCTCGCGTGAAAGCCGCTCTGGAGCTGGCTGAACAGCGTGAAAAGCCAACTTGGCTGGAAGTTGATGCTGCCAAGATGGAAGGTGTGTTCAAACGTATTCCTGAACGTACCGATCTGTCTGCGGACATTAATGAACACCTGATCGTCGAGCTTTACTCCAAGTAA
- the rplE gene encoding 50S ribosomal protein L5, whose product MAKLHDYYKDEVVKKLMTEFNYNSVMQVPRVEKITLNMGVGEAIADKKLLDNAAADLAAISGQKPLITKARKSVAGFKIRQGYPIGCKVTLRGERMWEFLERLISIAVPRIRDFRGLSAKSFDGRGNYSMGVREQIIFPEIDYDKVDRVRGLDITITTTAKSDDEGRALLAAFNFPFRK is encoded by the coding sequence ATGGCGAAACTGCATGATTACTACAAAGACGAAGTAGTTAAAAAACTCATGACTGAGTTTAACTACAATTCTGTCATGCAAGTCCCTCGGGTCGAGAAGATCACCCTGAATATGGGTGTTGGTGAAGCGATCGCTGACAAGAAACTGCTGGATAACGCAGCAGCTGATCTGGCAGCAATCTCCGGTCAAAAACCGTTGATCACCAAAGCACGCAAATCTGTTGCAGGCTTCAAAATCCGTCAGGGCTATCCGATCGGCTGTAAAGTGACTCTGCGTGGCGAACGCATGTGGGAGTTCCTTGAGCGTCTGATTTCCATTGCTGTACCGCGTATTCGTGACTTCCGTGGCTTGTCCGCCAAGTCATTCGATGGTCGTGGTAACTACAGCATGGGTGTGCGTGAGCAGATCATCTTCCCGGAAATCGATTACGATAAAGTCGATCGCGTTCGTGGTTTGGACATTACCATTACCACCACTGCGAAATCCGATGATGAAGGCCGTGCGCTGTTGGCCGCCTTTAACTTCCCATTCCGCAAGTAA
- the rpsN gene encoding 30S ribosomal protein S14, which produces MAKQSMKAREVVRVKLAEKYRAKREELKAIISGVNSSDEDRWDAVLKLQTLPRDSSPSRQRNRCRQTGRPHAFLRKFGLSRIKVREAAMRGEIPGLKKASW; this is translated from the coding sequence ATGGCTAAGCAATCCATGAAAGCACGCGAAGTTGTTCGTGTGAAATTGGCTGAAAAATACCGCGCTAAACGCGAGGAATTGAAAGCTATCATCTCTGGTGTGAACTCATCCGACGAAGATCGTTGGGATGCAGTTCTTAAGCTGCAGACTCTGCCGCGTGATTCCAGCCCGTCTCGTCAGCGTAATCGCTGCCGCCAAACTGGTCGTCCGCACGCTTTCCTGCGGAAGTTCGGGTTGAGCCGTATCAAGGTCCGTGAAGCCGCTATGCGCGGTGAAATTCCGGGTCTGAAAAAGGCTAGCTGGTAA
- the rpsQ gene encoding 30S ribosomal protein S17, protein MTDKIRTLQGRVVSDKMEKSMVVAIERFVKHPLYGKFIKRTTKLHVHDENNECGIGDVVEIRECRPLSKTKSWTLVRVVEKAIL, encoded by the coding sequence ATGACCGATAAAATCCGTACTCTGCAAGGTCGTGTTGTAAGCGACAAAATGGAGAAATCCATGGTTGTTGCTATCGAACGTTTTGTGAAACACCCGCTTTACGGTAAATTCATTAAGCGTACGACTAAGCTGCACGTACATGACGAGAACAATGAATGCGGTATCGGTGACGTGGTTGAAATCCGCGAATGCCGCCCGCTGTCCAAAACTAAGTCTTGGACACTTGTTCGCGTTGTAGAGAAAGCGATTCTGTAA
- the rplN gene encoding 50S ribosomal protein L14, with amino-acid sequence MIQEQTMLNVADNSGARRVMCIKVLGGSHRRYAGVGDIIKITIKEAIPRGKVKKGDVLKAVVVRTKKGVRRPDGSVIRFDGNACVILNNNSEQPIGTRIFGPVTRELRNEKFMKIISLAPEVL; translated from the coding sequence ATGATCCAAGAACAGACTATGCTGAATGTGGCCGATAATTCCGGTGCACGTCGCGTAATGTGTATCAAGGTTCTAGGTGGCTCGCACCGTCGCTACGCAGGCGTCGGCGATATCATCAAGATTACCATCAAGGAAGCAATTCCTCGCGGTAAGGTGAAAAAAGGCGATGTTCTGAAGGCGGTAGTGGTGCGCACCAAGAAGGGTGTTCGTCGCCCGGACGGTTCTGTCATTCGCTTCGATGGCAATGCTTGCGTTATTTTAAATAATAACAGCGAACAGCCTATCGGTACGCGTATTTTTGGGCCGGTAACTCGTGAACTGCGTAATGAGAAGTTCATGAAAATTATCTCTCTGGCACCAGAAGTACTTTAA